Proteins found in one Anopheles aquasalis chromosome 3, idAnoAquaMG_Q_19, whole genome shotgun sequence genomic segment:
- the LOC126579295 gene encoding toll-like receptor 3, whose product MMVSDGQVWRYVCNWCVVILRVGSVWFLIAISLHPWIGESVTSGLPVVTTANVQVDYDDGQVSDGPLSQLPEQIVAISIKEELMKLKGPDSYLSDERECILGQASFYLSGWLLANATINRANAELQGKYIDISYQKNNIRRHFAILMLTNNVTEIAYVSLAHRNMTAVPYEELQMVNSTVTHLSMAGNNFYTVQMPSLQKLLVLDLRNCALVQLAYEVFATVPNLEQLYLSHNYLLQLTALHMRPLSLLRHLDLAYNSNGPQATYQALTDGIQAVPDPYTILTEGMQLSDDVFEPLERLTFLDLSHTKLLSTSARAFRNLAVEQLSLCYTGISLIVGSMMHGTLRTLDISGNPGITAAIHRDANVGSTRGLNGNIEILACENASVKYLDWVHGMTNLRVLLLGYNSINQLTNETFASLARLEVLDLNANHVSNWHWRIFAHNPALAVLDLSANNLNVLTTEMLSDFERVRFLAIGENNFICHCLLRDFLDMASFSPSAFGCAIRAMGQYFLGIGTLTSTMRSIPDENAPAPAGGLATIKVNAQSRLALRWQRSKARFGSFHELNCSGNSSEEYELTDDDGNEGDDGGTDYSGERIQLIDYRAESYRCRDVENVEHDFIDLERCTFDRAALGGLLFSDINNTAATVVKFVLLFFGFALVAFIIYISKWEYVKYFCIIVRNATILSLMRHKREHLIKKDTASRRLSTISVAGGDLFVYDVFVSYSENDRSWVLNELLPNLERSEDISVCLHERDFKVGVSILENIIHCMDRSRTLLLVMSESFLLSHWCQFEMHLAQHRLLETRREHLILVLLEEIPKIKRPKTLHYLMKTKTYIRWPTEKTTRESWGAESRPADQRKRYSWRSIPWLGRLGARRINSDTTGTAISFSASSSSGSTSALNLERKLFWMRLKKSIHDGINWEPEDERGSSSQA is encoded by the exons atgatggttAGTGACGGACAAGTCTGGCGCTATGTTTGCAATTGGTGTGTCGTCATTTTAAGAGTGGGATCCGTTTGGTTCTTGATCGCCATATCCTTGCACCCGTGGATTGGTGAAAGCGTCACTAGTGGCCTCCCCGTCGTTACCACCGCGAACGTTCAGGTGGATTATGATGACGGCCAGGTGTCAGACGGACCGCTTTCTCAATTGCCGGAACAGATAGTAGCCATCAGCATCAAGGAGGAGTTAATGAAGCTCAAGGGACCGGATTCGTACTTGTCTGATGAGCGAGAATGTATTCTGGGACAGGCATCCTTCTACTTAAGCGGCTGGTTGTTGGCCAATGCCACAATCAATCGAGCCAACGCCG AACTCCAGGGAAAGTACATTGACATCTCCTACCAAAAGAACAATATAAGAAGACATTTTGCCATCCTGATGCTTACGAACAACGTCACT GAAATAGCGTACGTTTCCTTAGCTCATAGAAACATGACTGCGGTGCCTTATGAAGAGCTACAGATGGTCAATTCCACAGTCACCCACCTGTCAATGGCGGGAAACAATTTCTACA CCGTTCAAATGCCCAGCCTACAGAAGCTGCTCGTGCTGGACCTACGTAACTGCGCGTTGGTGCAATTGGCTTACGAAGTTTTCGCGACCGTACCTAATCTGGAGCAACTCTACCTCTCGCACAACTATCTGCTTCAGCTCACGGCCTTACACATGAGGCCGCTGTCTCTATTGCGCCATCTAGATCTGGCGTACAACTCGAACGGTCCTCAGGCAACTTATCAAGCCCTTACAGACGGAATACAGGCCGTGCCTGATCCGTACACCATACTCACCGAAGGTATGCAGCTTAGCGACGATGTTTTTGAGCCACTGGAACGGCTCACGTTCCTGGATCTTTCCCACACGAAGCTCCTGTCGACGAGCGCCCGCGCCTTTCGGAATCTGGCCGTGGAACAACTGAGCCTGTGCTACACCGGTATCTCGCTAATCGTCGGTTCGATGATGCATGGCACACTTCGGACGCTCGATATCTCAGGCAACCCGGGTATAACGGCAGCAATTCATCGCGATGCCAACGTTGGAAGTACGCGTGGTTTGAATGGTAACATTGAGATTCTAGCATGCGAAAACGCATCGGTCAAGTATCTGGACTGGGTGCACGGTATGACGAACCTGCGTGTTCTGCTGCTCGGTTACAACAGCATCAATCAGCTGACGAACGAAACGTTTGCCTCGCTGGCGCGGCTCGAAGTGCTTGATCTTAATGCGAACCACGTTAGTAACTGGCATTGGCGCATATTTGCCCACAATCCCGCCCTAGCCGTGCTCGATCTTTCCGCCAACAATCTGAACGTGCTGACGACCGAGATGCTGAGTGACTTCGAGCGGGTCCGCTTTCTGGCAATCGGTGAGAACAACTTCATATGCCACTGTCTACTGCGCGATTTCCTTGACATGGCTAGCTTCAGTCCGAGCGCGTTTGGTTGTGCCATTCGGGCCATGGGTCAGTATTTTCTCGGCATTGGAACGCTAACGTCGACGATGCGAAGCATACCGGACGAGAATGCACCTGCTCCTGCCGGTGGCCTGGCGACAATCAAAGTCAATGCACAATCCCGTCTAGCCTTACGTTGGCAGCGAAGCAAGGCCAGATTTGGATCGTTTCATGAGCTGAACTGCAGCGGTAACTCTAGCGAAGAATATGAGCTCACTgatgacgacggcaacgagggcgatgatggtggaacgGATTATTCCGGTGAGCGGATACAGCTGATCGATTATCGTGCCGAAAGCTACAGATGCCGTGATGTGGAGAACGTCGAGCATGACTTCATCGATCTGGAACGTTGCACGTTCGATCGTGCCGCACTGGGGGGCTTGCTGTTCAGCGATATCAACAACACAGCCGCCACCGTGGTCAAGTTTGTGCTGCTCTTCTTTGGCTTCGCGTTGGTCGCCTTCATTATCTATATTTCCAAATGGGAGTATGTCAAGTACTTTTGCATCATCGTTCGGAATGCAACCATTCTCAGTCTAATGCGCCACAAGCGCGAACATCTGATCAAGAAGGACACCGCGAGCCGCAGACTGTCGACCatttcggtggccggtggtgattTGTTTGTGTACGATGTCTTCGTCAGCTACTCCGAGAACGACCGATCCTGGGTACTGAACGAGCTGCTTCCTAATCTGGAACGTTCAGAAGacatttccgtttgtttgcacGAGCGCGACTTCAAG GTCGGTGTAAGCATCCTGGAGAACATCATTCACTGTATGGATCGATCGCGCACGCTGCTACTAGTCATGTCGGAGAGCTTTTTGCTTAGCCACTGGTGCCAGTTTGAGATGCATCTTGCACAGCATCG TTTGCTGGAAACCCGCCGCGAGCATCTCATACTGGTGCTTCTGGAAGAGATACCAAAAATTAAGCGACCTAAAACGCTGCACTACCTCATGAAGACAAAAACATACATCCGTTGGCCAACTGAAAAAACTACCAGGGAGAGCTGGGGGGCTGAGTCCAGGCCGGCCGATCAGCGGAAAAGGTACAGCTGGCGATCGATACCGTGGCTTGGTCGGCTGGGTGCGCGCAGGATCAATAGCGACACGACTGGCACCGCCATCAGTTTCagcgccagtagcagcagcggtagcactTCAGCACTTAACCTCGAGCGGAAGCTGTTTTGGATGCGGCTCAAAAAATCCATCCACGACGGTATCAACTGGGAACCGGAAGACGAAAGGGGAAGCTCCTCGCAGGCTTAA
- the LOC126576584 gene encoding uncharacterized protein LOC126576584, producing MLWSANDELQQYHVYTCLGERNLELARLETTLLRERYSERYVRVVKKLVELNEILNRRLNIDADNIRNVIQQDAFLQIPCDVMKKIVVQLEETNFGKQNCLNLLLRKVVSLQENYRSLLMKIFTRKIELETNDPKNSKDYIPTKITALHITRHEQSLRSVQNLRNYFQRLKNRIFKDNLYNDQALASLRKALHEQLVLIRKTIVIGRPVISNVATLTKNLNKLTVAFATSRDTNVKMLTEYKSIMMKERSAIVNASMEEVNAKRWSTRYISITPSMETMKQLEDNLHEVIENLKQNCFTADEGYINFQISEKNRRTVLMEDEINEKDLSKRIFLEDIENAAFLTLGNKAVLSKILPSNTNHELEDETRRKNSLLNSLTSLKSWHMLLDDFFSGILKSVCNTHDYEERTVPTESREEIVLTTLCNLLSALK from the exons ATGCTGTGGTCAGCTAACGATGAGCTTCAACAGTACCATGTCTACACTTGTCTTGGCG AACGCAATTTGGAACTAGCCCGACTAGAAACTACACTTTTGCGGGAAAGATATTCAGAGAGATATGTGCGGGTAGTCAAAAAATTAGTGGAGCTCAATGAAATCCTAAACCGTAGATTGAATATCGACGCCGACAATATTCGAAATGTGATTCAACAGGATGCTTTCTTGCAAATTCCGTGCGATGTAATGAAg aAAATAGTTGTACAACTGGAAGAAACGaattttggaaaacaaaactgctTGAATTTATTGTTGCGGAAGGTTGTATCTCTTCAAGAAAATTATCGGTCGCTTTTG ATGAAAATTTTTACTCGCAAAATTGAACTAGAAACCAACGATCCGAAGAACTCAAAGGATTACATCCCAACAAAGATTACCGCATTACACATAACCCGCCATGAGCAATCGTTGCGAAGTGTGCAAAATCTTCGAAATTATTTTCAAAGATTAAAAAACCGAATATTCAAG GACAACCTCTACAATGATCAGGCACTGGCATCGCTACGAAAGGCTCTACACGAACAGCTGGTGCTGATACGCAAAACAATAGTTATTGGCCGCCCCGTTATTAGCAATGTGGCCACATTGACCAAGAATTTGAAT aAATTAACAGTTGCCTTTGCTACAAGCCGCGATACAAATGTAAAAATGTTAACGGAATACAAATCGATTATGATGAAAGAACGATCGGCAATAGTAAATGCCAGCATGGAAGAG GTGAATGCTAAGCGATGGTCTACACGTTATATATCCATTACACCAAGCatggaaacaatgaaacaGCTAGAGGATAATTTGCACGAGGTCATAGAAAATCTTAAACAAAATTGTTTCACTGCTGATGAAGGATACATTAATTTCCA AATAAGCgaaaaaaatcgacgaacAGTACTAATGGAAGATGAAATTAACGAAAAGGATCTGTCCAAGAGAATATTTTTGGAAGACATTGAAAATGCGGCATTTCTTACACTCGGGAACAAGGCTGTACT AAGCAAAATATTACCTTCGAACACAAATCACGAGCTCGAAGATGAAACACGAAGGAAAAATTCCTTGCTGAACTCATTAACCAGTCTGAAATCCTGGCATATGCTTCTGGATGATTTCTTTTCGGGAATTCTGAAATCAGTTTGCAACACACATGACTATGAAGAGAGAACGGTCCCGACCGAGAGCAGAGAGGAAATAGTGTTAACGACATTGTGCAACCTCCTTTCAGCATTGAAATAG